The Nothobranchius furzeri strain GRZ-AD chromosome 8, NfurGRZ-RIMD1, whole genome shotgun sequence genome includes a region encoding these proteins:
- the rexo1 gene encoding RNA exonuclease 1 homolog, giving the protein MLRSTGFFRGIDCPFYPDYDDGKGGRNGCNRPYCHFRHCQQRRSSYGAPPDVKKQNELLSGQKDEGYDPFNPEVVRPQEQQNGKPEASGDLSGALEMVNKAIEEVRSQVEKEKRKLSRIEDEPYSPTERTSLSSSDAAKSKAAGSHLSYDPGSYQITSGGGGYNPTPGCSKYTLESDNQGCNSSSMEYVPTSLKKPLPRTQLHQASSPPSSPKYSNSTPSFKYTVDKSRPSTDMEYDPLSNYSAGIAVKSKRDEGASVKTDYSKTSRPPETRLCDEECVAALKKPLRPSVDTKKYTISDSDGESSGTEYRPMSLSNLQQKKANSWPGRDAFGKDRTGSIQGAPTQRKKEEAAENSDVHESVKQKDNSDKKKGTDQIRHGKSVKPDKVHRTEREATKSSQKSSSSSIGKDKGSIKNSIQVCAKKESKGDGKKAGNKNTSKVKTSDKVQREGRDERRSDVKIKTVEKLKRDLSKPDKEERESKKLKTSDREKEKEQSKLKKHQHKNGKLESSKREKDVKTISKGSSSSSKESSANSREGVKQKISSSNQNRLHHKRQSVSLSHADLFGDESPDEAGVVEVDYDDEAEEVLVRKSADALKRGRLNKRKASERSPSSSEDEEEDDMEWGQDKVVGVGIDFSSFQDDLDFDSDPMEECLRIFNESKDVKKEDKGRQAKQPPRDSEEERSTDSTLTTLFPGQKKRVSHLVVKGNTDAPSKPVVRPYKRPTPQEMCYQRMQVAQQQAAQLSASVKAASQSASLGGEKKRIAHRPNPQILPSKTSPAHNKPATSRVLSPSQTSLGVKAQTTAGILSKTSSTLMQKRVAHTPTMKSTSLRRPIIPSEFGPKVPTNVRQRYLDTFIDECVKFCPSEDEAFQMAVDEEKLVYDRSSSKNIYLNVAVNTLKKLRGKSSSCLSPAYSSGSAAKRRPQSHEEVLGGRLAATTSFTVNRSGKQQEEKLTGVVLYRKLKSYLMTEEQLQEHGYPRSDPEVSGRAIIHNLPEKKVVPDPFTKICCRCGAEYRISVNGSCVRKEECCYHWGRLRRHKVAGGWETNYSCCASAVGAPGCQSAKQHVQDNRKESLDGFVSTFSKPLPPDGNGGVFALDCEMCYTKQGLELTRVTVINSEMKVIYDTFVKPESKVVDYNTRFSGVTEEDLESATITLRDVQAVLLSMFRAESILIGHSLESDLLALKLLHSSVVDTAIVFPHRLGLPYKRALKNLMADYLKRIIQDNVEGHDSSEDASACMELMIWKIKEDAKVKR; this is encoded by the exons ATGTTGAGATCCACCGGCTTCTTCCGAGGCATTGACTGTCCGTTTTACCCGGACTACGACGACGGTAAAGGCGGCAGAAACGGGTGTAACAGACCGTACTGTCACTTCAGGCACTGCCAGCAGAGACGGTCGTCCTACGGAGCTCCACCGGATGTTAAAAAGCAGAACGAGCTCCTCTCCGGACAAAAAG atGAAGGTTATGATCCGTTCAACCCAGAGGTGGTGAGACCACAGGAGCAGCAGAATGGAAAGCCCGAGGCGTCAGGAGATCTCAGCGGCGCTTTGGAGATGGTCAACAAGGCCATTGAGGAAGTCCGCAGCCAGGTCGAGAAAGAGAAAAGGAAGCTGTCTCGCATCGAGGACGAGCCCTACAGTCCGACTGAGAGGACCAGTTTATCGTCATCTGATGCTGCTAAAAGCAAAGCAGCGGGTTCACATTTGAGCTATGATCCTGGAAGTTATCAGATCACGTCAGGAGGAGGAGGATACAATCCCACCCCTGGCTGCAGCAAGTACACCTTGGAGTCAGACAATCAGGGGTGTAACAGTAGCTCGATGGAATATGTTCCCACTTCACTGAAAAAGCCGTTACCTCGGACACAGCTGCACCAAGCTTCCTCGCCTCCTTCTAGCCCCAAATATTCAAACAGCACTCCCTCTTTCAAATACACCGTAGATAAGTCTAGACCATCTACTGACATGGAATATGACCCACTGTCCAACTACTCTGCTGGGATTGCAGTGAAGAGCAAAAGGGACGAGGGTGCTTCTGTTAAGACTGATTACAGCAAAACAAGTCGGCCACCAGAGACTCGTTTGTGTGATGAAGAGTGTGTTGCAGCTTTAAAAAAGCCTCTTCGGCCGAGTGTAGACACTAAAAAATATACCATCTCTGACTCTGATGGGGAAAGTTCTGGAACAGAGTATCGACCCATGTCACTAAGCAATCTGCAGCAAAAAAAAGCCAACAGTTGGCCAGGAAGGGATGCTTTTGGGAAAGACAGAACTGGGAGTATCCAAGGTGCACCGacacaaagaaaaaaagaggaggcgGCAGAGAACTCGGACGTTCACGAAAGTGTTAAACAAAAAGACAACTCTGACAAAAAGAAAGGGACAGATCAAATTAGACACGGGAAAAGTGTCAAACCCGATAAGgtgcacagaactgagagggaagCGACCAAATCCAGTCaaaagagcagcagcagcagtattgGTAAAGACAAAGGGTCAATAAAGAACTCCATCCAAGTCTGTGCGAAAAAGGAGAGCAAGGGTGACGGGAAGAAAGCTGGAAATAAAAACACATCAAAGGTTAAGACATCAGATAAAGTTCagagggaaggcagagatgaaaggAGAAGTGATGTTAAGATCAAGACTGTTGAAAAACTAAAAAGAGACTTGAGCAAACCGGACAAAGAGGAACGAGAAAGTAAGAAACTCAAAACGTCTGACCGAGAGAAAGAAAAGGAGCAGAGCAAGTTAAAGAAGCACCAGCATAAAAACGGTAAACTTGAGAGCAGTAAAAGAGAAAAAGACGTAAAGACGATTAGTAAAGGCAGTTCTAGCAGCAGTAAGGAGAGTTCAGCAAACAGCAGGGAAGGAGTCAAACAAAAGATCAGCTCATCAAACCAAAACAGACTTCATCATAAAAGGCAGAGTGTGAGTTTGAGCCACGCGGATCTGTTCGGAGACGAGAGTCCAGACGAGGCTGGAGTGGTGGAGGTGGACTACGACGACGAGGCTGAGGAAGTCTTGGTGAGGAAATCAGCTGATGCATTAAAGAGAGGACGTTTAAACAAGAGGAAGGCTTCAGAACGCTCTCCATCTTCCTCCGAGGATGAGGAGGAAGATGATATGGAATGGGGTCAGGACAAGGTTGTTGGTGTTGGAATCGACTTTTCCAGCTTTCAGGACGATCTGGACTTCGACTCGGATCCAATGGAGGAGTGTTTGAGGATCTTCAATGAATCCAAAGATGTGAAGAAGGAAGACAAGGGAAGGCAAGCAAAACAG CCTCCCAGGGattcagaggaggagaggagcacAGACAGCACTTTAACCACCCTCTTCCCTGGTCAGAAGAAGAGAGTGTCTCATTTAGTTGTCAAAGGAAAT ACTGATGCACCTTCAAAGCCCGTGGTACGGCCGTATAAGCGACCCACTCCTCAGGAGATGTGCTACCAGCGTATGCAGGTCGCCCAGCAGCAGGCAGCTCAGCTCTCTGCGTCAGTCAAAGCCGCCTCACAGAGCGCCAGCCTTGGTGGAGAGAAGAAGAGGATAGCTCACCGGCCCAACCCACAGATATTACCCTCCAAGACAA gtccTGCACACAATAAACCAGCTACCAGTCGAGTGTTATCCCCCTCTCAGACGTCGCTGGGGGTCAAAGCCCAAACAACGGCTGGGATTTTGTCCAAGACCTCATCTACATTAATGCAGAAGAGGGTGGCGCACACACCCACCATGAAG AGCACTTCTTTGAGGCGTCCAATCATCCCTTCAGAGTTTGGACCAAAAGTACCCACCAACGTTCGCCAACGCTACCTGGACACTTTCATCGATGAATGTGTTAAATTTTGTCCATCAGAGGACGAAGCCTTCCAGATG GCTGTGGATGAGGAGAAGCTGGTGTACGACCGCAGCAGCAGTAAGAACATCTACCTCAACGTAGCCGTCAACACACTGAAGAAGCTCCGGGGGAAAAGCAGCTCCTGTCTGTCACCTGCCTACA GTTCTGGGTCTGCAGCTAAACGGAGGCCCCAGTCCCATGAGGAGGTTCTGGGAGGTCGTCTTGCAGCTACAACCAGCTTCACTGTGAACAGGTCGGgtaaacagcaggaggagaaacTCACTG GAGTTGTTCTGTACAGGAAGCTGAAGTCGTACCTGATGACTGAGGAGCAGCTCCAGGAGCACGGATACCCACGGTCAGACCCCGAGGTTTCTGGGAGGGCCATCATTCACAACCTACCAGAGAAAAAGGTCGTCCCAGACC CTTTTACCAAGATATGCTGCCGCTGTGGTGCTGAGTACAGGATCAGCGTGAACGGCAGCTGTGTGCGCAAAGAGGAGTGTTGTTATCACTGGGGACGTCTACGAAGACATAAAG ttgctggaggctgggaGACGAATTACAGCTGCTGTGCTTCAGCTGTAGGAGCTCCAGGATGCCAGAGTGCCAAG CAACATGTTCAGGACAATCGGAAAGAGTCACTTGATGGGTTCGTGTCAACGTTCAGCAAACCGCTCCCGCCGGACGGAAACGGGGGGGTGTTTGCTCTGGACTGTGAGATG TGCTACACCAAGCAGGGTCTGGAGCTGACCAGGGTGACGGTCATCAACTCGGAGATGAAGGTCATCTACGACACGTTTGTCAAGCCTGAGAGCAAAGTGGTGGACTACAACACACG ATTCTCAGGTGTCACTGAGGAGGACTTGGAGAGTGCCACCATCACTCTGAGGGACGTCCAGGCTGTGCTGCTCAGCATGTTCAGGGCTGAATCCATCCTCATCGGACACAGTTTGGAGAGTGACCTCCTCGCTCTCAAG CTTCTTCACAGCTCCGTCGTAGACACGGCGATCGTGTTTCCGCACCGCCTTGGTCTGCCCTACAAACGTGCCTTGAAGAATCTGATGGCTGATTACCTCAAACGCATCATCCAGGACAACG TGGAGGGCCACGACTCGAGCGAAGATGCATCTGCCTGCATGGAGCTGATGATATGGAAGATCAAGGAGGATGCAAAGGTCAAAAGGTGA